One region of Ptiloglossa arizonensis isolate GNS036 chromosome 8, iyPtiAriz1_principal, whole genome shotgun sequence genomic DNA includes:
- the Lerp gene encoding lysosomal enzyme receptor protein isoform X3, with translation MQLCTPLKQKCNGKDGYGICLIQNKEEKGIGKIPPKVNAENGRIQFLFTGDDCTPKEKYTVNIIMKCNYKAGNNSHPETYIHAIDQCDLHMVWETALACSPRIKNNCTVTDNGLHYDLSPLTKHSQNYVIHMGNRMSPKIILNICHSVIFEYNALCQMNSGVCLQKELASSNFSYTNLGDVPQSLSFKDGKLKLEYEEGDMCTKRNITASHIKTTISFICDFEATDTLPEYVRGDEVCYYELIWKTAAACSVESLRNHSVITAGRCTVTNPLTNFTYDLQSLMNSDFNVTAQNGIQYKFGVCKSTTDTCTSGTGVCLTKNATSMGKFNTNLMWQEGGPYLNYTNGDLCENGRSRYTVIAFVCGAEGVPNKLLVMEQNPCQLIIHWITNLVCEKRIKCATIDDEINLSSLIKSTSNYIIKVNKTEFHINICRPLVSVPDLTCAHGSAVCKASLNSNNEYVNEISLGFPKESPILDVNRETMLHYANGSPCPEDSKKLISSNFTFPCRYNDKGSPELKEYKDCTYIFEWKTSLTCGAVMGNWTSPCIIKDQLLSHECNLSLLYKDKKIYHVKNKQGKEYSISICGGEKFCNGSAVCQDSNGYGSLANVIFDYGKDVIKLQYSNGDKCVNNSYTSEVRFICNGSMGIGEPKLLWESQCSVEFEWQTNITCNCKSIPGEPTASSDTHEDVQDFSPSHTGTVAGIVLSFIALVAVLLYFRNPDKRACFRSCWNPFSSRRGSGRVQYCRNTAANYRKKDKDTIVQNFQVDTTEEACLLLDVDPTQCQTDSDDDLLNA, from the exons ATGCAGTTATGCACTCCATTAAAGCAAAAATGTAATGGGAAGGATGGATATGGAATTTGTTTGATacaaaacaaagaagaaaaaggaatag GAAAGATACCTCCAAAAGTGAATGCAGAGAATGGAAGAATACAATTTCTATTTACAGGTGATGATTGTACACCAAAAGAGAAATAtactgtaaatattattatgAAGTGCAATTATAAAGCAGGAAATAATTCTCATCCTGAAACATATATTCAT GCAATAGACCAATGTGATTTACATATGGTATGGGAGACTGCTCTTGCTTGCAGTcctcgaattaaaaataattgtacagtAACAGATAATGGATTGCATTATGATTTATCTCCTTTAACAAAACATTCACAAAATTATGTTATACATATGGGTAATAGAATGTCACCAAAAATTATATTGAACATTTGCCATTCTGTGATATTTGAATACAATGCCTTGTGTCAAATGAATTCAGGAGTCTGTTTACAGAAAGAGCTTGCTTCTTCAAACTTTAG TTATACAAATTTGGGTGATGTACCACAATCACTATCCTTCAAGGATGGAAAACTAAAACTTGAATATGAAGAGGGAGATATGtgtacaaaaagaaatattacagcATCACATATTAAAACCACAATTTCTTTTATATGTGATTTTGAAGCTACG GATACACTTCCAGAATATGTTAGGGGAGATGAAGTATGTTATTATGAATTAATATGGAAAACAGCAGCAGCTTGTAGTGTAGAATCTTTGCGTAATCATAGTGTAATAACTGCTGGCAGATGTACAGTAACTAATCCTCTTACAAACTTTAC GTACGATTTACAATCCTTAATGAACAGTGACTTTAATGTCACAGCACAAAATGGTATACAGTACAAATTTGGAGTGTGCAAATCAACTACTGATACATGTACATCGGGAACAG GAGTTTGCCTTACCAAAAATGCTACATCTATGGGAAAGTTTAACACAAATTTAATGTGGCAAGAGGGTGGACCATATTTAAACTATACAAATGGAGATTTATGTGAAAATGGTCGTAGTCGTTATACAGTTATTGCATTTGTATGTGGAGCAGAAGGAGTTCCTAATAAACTACTTGTTATGGAACAGAATCCTTGCCAGTTGATTATACATTGGATCACCAATTTAGTTTGCGAAAAAAGG ataAAATGTGCTACAATTGATGATGAGATCAATTTAAGTTCTTTGATTAAATCTACTagtaattatattataaaagtGAACAAAACAGAGTTTCATATAAATATATGCAGACCATTAGTGTCTGTTCCAGATTTAACATGTGCACATGGTAGTGCAGTATGTAAAGCATCTTTGAATTCAAATAACGAGTATGTAAATGAAATT AGTTTAGGTTTTCCAAAAGAAAGTCCTATATTAGATGTAAATCGTGAAACAATGTTACATTATGCAAATGGATCACCTTGCCCTGAAGActcaaaaaaattaatttcttcaaatttcacaTTTCCATGTCGTTATAATGATAAA GGATCTCCAGAATTAAAAGAATACAAAGATTGTACTTATATTTTCGAATGGAAAACAAGTTTAACATGTGGAGCTGTAATGGGAAATTGGACTTCTCCTTGCATTATAAAAGATCAATTACTTTCACACGAATGTAATCTATCTTTGTTatataaagataaaaaaatataccat GTGAAAAACAAGCAAGGGAAAGAGTATAGTATAAGTATATGTGGAGGAGAAAAGTTCTGTAATGGTTCTGCTGTATGTCAAGACAGTAATGGTTATGGATCACTGGCCAATGTGATTTTTGATTATGGCAAAGATGTTATAAAACTTCAATACTCCAATGGTGATAAATGTGTAAATA ATTCCTATACATCTGAAGTGCGATTTATATGTAATGGATCTATGGGGATTGGTGAACCAAAGCTATTGTGG gAGTCGCAATGCAGCGTGGAATTTGAATGGCAAACTAATATCACTTGCAATTGCAAATCGATTCCTGGAGAGCCTACTGCTTCATCGGATACCCATGAAGATGTTCAAGACTTTTCTCCTAGCCATA CTGGCACGGTGGCAGGCATCGTGCTGAGTTTTATCGCCCTAGTAGCTGTGCTGCTTTATTTTCGAAACCCGGATAAAAGAGCATGCTTTCGTTCCTGTTGGAATCCATTTTCTTCGAGAAGAGGCAGTGGTCGCGTTCAATATTGTCGG aaCACGGCTGCTAATTATCGAAAAAAAGACAAAGACacgattgtgcaaaattttcag
- the Lerp gene encoding lysosomal enzyme receptor protein isoform X1 encodes MYKLNILISFYSFATVAVFADTSVVNDTSFCIIKEPVFKVFSYNFTSLLNPTKDIILHHDHLNETLRMQLCTPLKQKCNGKDGYGICLIQNKEEKGIGKIPPKVNAENGRIQFLFTGDDCTPKEKYTVNIIMKCNYKAGNNSHPETYIHAIDQCDLHMVWETALACSPRIKNNCTVTDNGLHYDLSPLTKHSQNYVIHMGNRMSPKIILNICHSVIFEYNALCQMNSGVCLQKELASSNFSYTNLGDVPQSLSFKDGKLKLEYEEGDMCTKRNITASHIKTTISFICDFEATDTLPEYVRGDEVCYYELIWKTAAACSVESLRNHSVITAGRCTVTNPLTNFTYDLQSLMNSDFNVTAQNGIQYKFGVCKSTTDTCTSGTGVCLTKNATSMGKFNTNLMWQEGGPYLNYTNGDLCENGRSRYTVIAFVCGAEGVPNKLLVMEQNPCQLIIHWITNLVCEKRIKCATIDDEINLSSLIKSTSNYIIKVNKTEFHINICRPLVSVPDLTCAHGSAVCKASLNSNNEYVNEISLGFPKESPILDVNRETMLHYANGSPCPEDSKKLISSNFTFPCRYNDKGSPELKEYKDCTYIFEWKTSLTCGAVMGNWTSPCIIKDQLLSHECNLSLLYKDKKIYHVKNKQGKEYSISICGGEKFCNGSAVCQDSNGYGSLANVIFDYGKDVIKLQYSNGDKCVNNSYTSEVRFICNGSMGIGEPKLLWESQCSVEFEWQTNITCNCKSIPGEPTASSDTHEDVQDFSPSHTGTVAGIVLSFIALVAVLLYFRNPDKRACFRSCWNPFSSRRGSGRVQYCRNTAANYRKKDKDTIVQNFQVDTTEEACLLLDVDPTQCQTDSDDDLLNA; translated from the exons atgtacaAGTTAAACATTTTAATATCCTTTTACAGTTTTGCAACTGTTGCTGTTTTCGCT gaCACATCAGTAGTAAATGATACTTCTTTTTGCATAATTAAAGAACCTGTTTTTAAAGTTTTCTCATACAATTTTACGAGTCTTTTGAATCCTACAAAAGATATTATTTTACATCACGATCATCTAAATGAAACTTTAAGAATGCAGTTATGCACTCCATTAAAGCAAAAATGTAATGGGAAGGATGGATATGGAATTTGTTTGATacaaaacaaagaagaaaaaggaatag GAAAGATACCTCCAAAAGTGAATGCAGAGAATGGAAGAATACAATTTCTATTTACAGGTGATGATTGTACACCAAAAGAGAAATAtactgtaaatattattatgAAGTGCAATTATAAAGCAGGAAATAATTCTCATCCTGAAACATATATTCAT GCAATAGACCAATGTGATTTACATATGGTATGGGAGACTGCTCTTGCTTGCAGTcctcgaattaaaaataattgtacagtAACAGATAATGGATTGCATTATGATTTATCTCCTTTAACAAAACATTCACAAAATTATGTTATACATATGGGTAATAGAATGTCACCAAAAATTATATTGAACATTTGCCATTCTGTGATATTTGAATACAATGCCTTGTGTCAAATGAATTCAGGAGTCTGTTTACAGAAAGAGCTTGCTTCTTCAAACTTTAG TTATACAAATTTGGGTGATGTACCACAATCACTATCCTTCAAGGATGGAAAACTAAAACTTGAATATGAAGAGGGAGATATGtgtacaaaaagaaatattacagcATCACATATTAAAACCACAATTTCTTTTATATGTGATTTTGAAGCTACG GATACACTTCCAGAATATGTTAGGGGAGATGAAGTATGTTATTATGAATTAATATGGAAAACAGCAGCAGCTTGTAGTGTAGAATCTTTGCGTAATCATAGTGTAATAACTGCTGGCAGATGTACAGTAACTAATCCTCTTACAAACTTTAC GTACGATTTACAATCCTTAATGAACAGTGACTTTAATGTCACAGCACAAAATGGTATACAGTACAAATTTGGAGTGTGCAAATCAACTACTGATACATGTACATCGGGAACAG GAGTTTGCCTTACCAAAAATGCTACATCTATGGGAAAGTTTAACACAAATTTAATGTGGCAAGAGGGTGGACCATATTTAAACTATACAAATGGAGATTTATGTGAAAATGGTCGTAGTCGTTATACAGTTATTGCATTTGTATGTGGAGCAGAAGGAGTTCCTAATAAACTACTTGTTATGGAACAGAATCCTTGCCAGTTGATTATACATTGGATCACCAATTTAGTTTGCGAAAAAAGG ataAAATGTGCTACAATTGATGATGAGATCAATTTAAGTTCTTTGATTAAATCTACTagtaattatattataaaagtGAACAAAACAGAGTTTCATATAAATATATGCAGACCATTAGTGTCTGTTCCAGATTTAACATGTGCACATGGTAGTGCAGTATGTAAAGCATCTTTGAATTCAAATAACGAGTATGTAAATGAAATT AGTTTAGGTTTTCCAAAAGAAAGTCCTATATTAGATGTAAATCGTGAAACAATGTTACATTATGCAAATGGATCACCTTGCCCTGAAGActcaaaaaaattaatttcttcaaatttcacaTTTCCATGTCGTTATAATGATAAA GGATCTCCAGAATTAAAAGAATACAAAGATTGTACTTATATTTTCGAATGGAAAACAAGTTTAACATGTGGAGCTGTAATGGGAAATTGGACTTCTCCTTGCATTATAAAAGATCAATTACTTTCACACGAATGTAATCTATCTTTGTTatataaagataaaaaaatataccat GTGAAAAACAAGCAAGGGAAAGAGTATAGTATAAGTATATGTGGAGGAGAAAAGTTCTGTAATGGTTCTGCTGTATGTCAAGACAGTAATGGTTATGGATCACTGGCCAATGTGATTTTTGATTATGGCAAAGATGTTATAAAACTTCAATACTCCAATGGTGATAAATGTGTAAATA ATTCCTATACATCTGAAGTGCGATTTATATGTAATGGATCTATGGGGATTGGTGAACCAAAGCTATTGTGG gAGTCGCAATGCAGCGTGGAATTTGAATGGCAAACTAATATCACTTGCAATTGCAAATCGATTCCTGGAGAGCCTACTGCTTCATCGGATACCCATGAAGATGTTCAAGACTTTTCTCCTAGCCATA CTGGCACGGTGGCAGGCATCGTGCTGAGTTTTATCGCCCTAGTAGCTGTGCTGCTTTATTTTCGAAACCCGGATAAAAGAGCATGCTTTCGTTCCTGTTGGAATCCATTTTCTTCGAGAAGAGGCAGTGGTCGCGTTCAATATTGTCGG aaCACGGCTGCTAATTATCGAAAAAAAGACAAAGACacgattgtgcaaaattttcag
- the Lerp gene encoding lysosomal enzyme receptor protein isoform X2, producing the protein MYKLNILISFYSFATVAVFADTSVVNDTSFCIIKEPVFKVFSYNFTSLLNPTKDIILHHDHLNETLRMQLCTPLKQKCNGKDGYGICLIQNKEEKGIGKIPPKVNAENGRIQFLFTGDDCTPKEKYTVNIIMKCNYKAGNNSHPETYIHAIDQCDLHMVWETALACSPRIKNNCTVTDNGLHYDLSPLTKHSQNYVIHMGNRMSPKIILNICHSVIFEYNALCQMNSGVCLQKELASSNFSYTNLGDVPQSLSFKDGKLKLEYEEGDMCTKRNITASHIKTTISFICDFEATDTLPEYVRGDEVCYYELIWKTAAACSVESLRNHSVITAGRCTVTNPLTNFTYDLQSLMNSDFNVTAQNGIQYKFGVCKSTTDTCTSGTGVCLTKNATSMGKFNTNLMWQEGGPYLNYTNGDLCENGRSRYTVIAFVCGAEGVPNKLLVMEQNPCQLIIHWITNLVCEKRIKCATIDDEINLSSLIKSTSNYIIKVNKTEFHINICRPLVSVPDLTCAHGSAVCKASLNSNNEYVNEISLGFPKESPILDVNRETMLHYANGSPCPEDSKKLISSNFTFPCRYNDKGSPELKEYKDCTYIFEWKTSLTCGAVMGNWTSPCIIKDQLLSHECNLSLLYKDKKIYHVKNKQGKEYSISICGGEKFCNGSAVCQDSNGYGSLANVIFDYGKDVIKLQYSNGDKCVNNSYTSEVRFICNGSMGIGEPKLLWESQCSVEFEWQTNITCNCKSIPGEPTASSDTHEDVQDFSPSHTGTVAGIVLSFIALVAVLLYFRNPDKRACFRSCWNPFSSRRGSGRVQYCRVDTTEEACLLLDVDPTQCQTDSDDDLLNA; encoded by the exons atgtacaAGTTAAACATTTTAATATCCTTTTACAGTTTTGCAACTGTTGCTGTTTTCGCT gaCACATCAGTAGTAAATGATACTTCTTTTTGCATAATTAAAGAACCTGTTTTTAAAGTTTTCTCATACAATTTTACGAGTCTTTTGAATCCTACAAAAGATATTATTTTACATCACGATCATCTAAATGAAACTTTAAGAATGCAGTTATGCACTCCATTAAAGCAAAAATGTAATGGGAAGGATGGATATGGAATTTGTTTGATacaaaacaaagaagaaaaaggaatag GAAAGATACCTCCAAAAGTGAATGCAGAGAATGGAAGAATACAATTTCTATTTACAGGTGATGATTGTACACCAAAAGAGAAATAtactgtaaatattattatgAAGTGCAATTATAAAGCAGGAAATAATTCTCATCCTGAAACATATATTCAT GCAATAGACCAATGTGATTTACATATGGTATGGGAGACTGCTCTTGCTTGCAGTcctcgaattaaaaataattgtacagtAACAGATAATGGATTGCATTATGATTTATCTCCTTTAACAAAACATTCACAAAATTATGTTATACATATGGGTAATAGAATGTCACCAAAAATTATATTGAACATTTGCCATTCTGTGATATTTGAATACAATGCCTTGTGTCAAATGAATTCAGGAGTCTGTTTACAGAAAGAGCTTGCTTCTTCAAACTTTAG TTATACAAATTTGGGTGATGTACCACAATCACTATCCTTCAAGGATGGAAAACTAAAACTTGAATATGAAGAGGGAGATATGtgtacaaaaagaaatattacagcATCACATATTAAAACCACAATTTCTTTTATATGTGATTTTGAAGCTACG GATACACTTCCAGAATATGTTAGGGGAGATGAAGTATGTTATTATGAATTAATATGGAAAACAGCAGCAGCTTGTAGTGTAGAATCTTTGCGTAATCATAGTGTAATAACTGCTGGCAGATGTACAGTAACTAATCCTCTTACAAACTTTAC GTACGATTTACAATCCTTAATGAACAGTGACTTTAATGTCACAGCACAAAATGGTATACAGTACAAATTTGGAGTGTGCAAATCAACTACTGATACATGTACATCGGGAACAG GAGTTTGCCTTACCAAAAATGCTACATCTATGGGAAAGTTTAACACAAATTTAATGTGGCAAGAGGGTGGACCATATTTAAACTATACAAATGGAGATTTATGTGAAAATGGTCGTAGTCGTTATACAGTTATTGCATTTGTATGTGGAGCAGAAGGAGTTCCTAATAAACTACTTGTTATGGAACAGAATCCTTGCCAGTTGATTATACATTGGATCACCAATTTAGTTTGCGAAAAAAGG ataAAATGTGCTACAATTGATGATGAGATCAATTTAAGTTCTTTGATTAAATCTACTagtaattatattataaaagtGAACAAAACAGAGTTTCATATAAATATATGCAGACCATTAGTGTCTGTTCCAGATTTAACATGTGCACATGGTAGTGCAGTATGTAAAGCATCTTTGAATTCAAATAACGAGTATGTAAATGAAATT AGTTTAGGTTTTCCAAAAGAAAGTCCTATATTAGATGTAAATCGTGAAACAATGTTACATTATGCAAATGGATCACCTTGCCCTGAAGActcaaaaaaattaatttcttcaaatttcacaTTTCCATGTCGTTATAATGATAAA GGATCTCCAGAATTAAAAGAATACAAAGATTGTACTTATATTTTCGAATGGAAAACAAGTTTAACATGTGGAGCTGTAATGGGAAATTGGACTTCTCCTTGCATTATAAAAGATCAATTACTTTCACACGAATGTAATCTATCTTTGTTatataaagataaaaaaatataccat GTGAAAAACAAGCAAGGGAAAGAGTATAGTATAAGTATATGTGGAGGAGAAAAGTTCTGTAATGGTTCTGCTGTATGTCAAGACAGTAATGGTTATGGATCACTGGCCAATGTGATTTTTGATTATGGCAAAGATGTTATAAAACTTCAATACTCCAATGGTGATAAATGTGTAAATA ATTCCTATACATCTGAAGTGCGATTTATATGTAATGGATCTATGGGGATTGGTGAACCAAAGCTATTGTGG gAGTCGCAATGCAGCGTGGAATTTGAATGGCAAACTAATATCACTTGCAATTGCAAATCGATTCCTGGAGAGCCTACTGCTTCATCGGATACCCATGAAGATGTTCAAGACTTTTCTCCTAGCCATA CTGGCACGGTGGCAGGCATCGTGCTGAGTTTTATCGCCCTAGTAGCTGTGCTGCTTTATTTTCGAAACCCGGATAAAAGAGCATGCTTTCGTTCCTGTTGGAATCCATTTTCTTCGAGAAGAGGCAGTGGTCGCGTTCAATATTGTCGG